The genomic region CATAATTTACAAAAGGGTTGTGTGTGATAAAAGAAGTTTGAATAATTCTAACCATTACAGAGAACACAATATACCATTTCCACTTAAAATAAATCCATCGTTCATTCTATAAAGGGAGATGGAGGCGTTAAGGCACTGCAGAGTGctactgtgccactagagatcctggttgaaaggctctgtcgcagccggcgcgACCGGGAACTATGGGGCagacggcagggatgtagctcaaagCGTTGCACGAGGGGgcagtaaaaaaaatatgtattcactaactgtaagtcgctctagataagagcgtctgctaaatgactaaaatgtaaaatgagtatgGCTTGCTGTTGCTGGTGAATGGCACAGGGAGTTTTGCCATTACAGAGGAAGTCAGATACTTTGCATTGCTTTAGTCAGGGCAATGGCTAAGGGGCAGTTTCACAGGGCCTGAGTGCAAATGCATGGTGTTTCTGCTTTGTTTAAATTATGAGTTGGCAGTCCTGGCAAACCGGTGCACATATTTCAGTGTGGTAGCTGGTGTATATTTTTACACCAATCCATTCCTGCTTCTTCTAGTTCTCATCTCCTCATGAAATTCTTCTCCAGGGATGCGGGGGTCCTCTGTATGGAATGGATGTTTCTCTTGACTCGGTCCTCCAAGGAAGAGGTGGAGGCACTCTCCAGCTTCATGTTACTGCAGGGAAGGACGCAACAGTTTTAGAGGACCAACCAGACAACAGCCAGAGTAAACATGCAATACGTGCACAAATATCGGTGTGTGTCAGTCAGTGAGATACTTACTGGATAAAGCCAGCGTTGCGGTCATGCTTGCCACCTTTCTCTTTCTCCCGCTCCTTCTCCAGTTCATCCTGTCGTTTGTAACTTCTAATGTTGTTTTCACGCTCTTCGTCTCTCTGTTTGGCAAAGtccatcatctctctcctcttcttctccagcTCTTCAGCAGAGAGACATCTAAGAGAATATCAGACAGATAAATATAGGGATAAGAAAACACTTTAGGATGGGGTGGTGTGGTGCGATTACCATTAGTTCACTGATGATTGAACCCAAGTGTGTTAATTGTATAAACTGGTGCTGTGGACTCTTACTTGGTGGTACTGCTCTGACGCCTTTGGTAGCGATCTTTCTGTGGGCTGGGGGCTTTGGGACGCTGGAACTGTGGAACTTTGAACTGGTCTGTCCTGTGGGATGAGTGGTTCTCTGATTTGTGAGAGGAGTGGTTGTCTGTCCTTTGAGAGGAATGATGGCCGTTCCCGTCTGTCCTTTGAGGCGATCGAGAGTGGCTCCTCTCCTGAGAACGGTGCCTCGAGTGGTTGGGGGGCTTTGAGGACTGATGATGCCTCCCAGCTGGAAACTGAGGAGAAAAATTAGGCGATGAGCGGTACACATCTCTCTCAAGAGGATTTAAGTAACTTTGAATTGATTGGACTAAGATCTAACAACGTTCATGGTGTCACTGTCAATATATAAAGACTGAGATTGAGCCATACTGACCTGTAGTCCATAGCCAGCTGGGACACTGCGGTGGTGGGAATGTGAGTGGGTTGTCTCTTTGGATTCCTCTTTAGAATGGTGCCTAAGTAAAGATACATAACTCAGTTAACCCAATGAGTCTCACCACAACGCTGGGACGTTTAGGATTTCTAACCCCTTTTAAACCATTGGATTCATCTATTTCTTCTGCATCCATAGATACTaaccattagtctgtgtgattatTAATGGCGGctgagctagagtggtgtttgtgaaACAAGAGTCCGAATGGTTTCagctacaaactattaaaagctcACGAACACGtaacatgttttgctctatgacgctcacaagctCCAAAGGAGttattagaaggtaaggggttatTCTAGATAGAatatcataggaaatcccaggaaaCGCCatacagttgtcactgactagttggatattcatttTTCAGTGAGCAATGAACTTCTGTACAGCATTAATATAAATTCATTTTGATCTGTTTTTTGCATTGGCGGACCTTATTTctttattgacatttgtcaataaaactcattaATACAACTACTTATGTCAATGCGTTTGTGTTttacttgtagccctggttgtcctgaaaataaaatggtaaaacacttcaCTGTGAcgctaaatataagggctggacatgcagataaatgaaaaTCTCATTTTTGCTGGGGTCTCAGGACTGATAGGGTTAAACAATCTACCCCATCCAAAAGTTGCCGTCAACAATAGAAGCTGCAAGCTAGATTTAGTAAACTATCACAAAATGCGTACAAGATCAAAACAGTTAAACAGAACATCAGATCATATCTGTTTACTGCTCCTGAGAAACCTCTATTGAAGTTAGTTTTTACCTGTGTTTTTTCTCTTCATCCTCAGAGCTTGAGCTCCTTCTCTTATGCttcttctcctttctcctctctttctcctcccttttCTCCTTCTTgtccttcttcctcttctttttcTTGTCTTTCTTTTCAAGATTCTGACGCAGCtgaaagaaaataaaaagtgAAAAACTGTTGCTGCTTTAGAACCCAGTTCATCCGGAACTATTACTACAAAAGGCTGAAACTGATTTCATTCCAGTTTGAATGGAGCCATCCAACTTACCATTTCTTTGATCTTCTTCATTTTCACTGGGTTTGTCAAGacctccctcttcttctcctcctctcgtTTCCTTGAAAAATAAGAAATGTGTCATTAGAATCAGCTCTTGGCTAACAGCAGAACATCAATGTATGGTATAACAGTTGCTAGCTGGACACACTAAATGTTAAAAGAAAAAGACAAGAGTGACTGACCTGATATCAAACAGCGGGTCCTCTCTGATCTTGGCAGCCATGTCGAGGGTGGATGCAGGGGTGGAAGGGTTGAAGATTGAGCCAGGCAGGAGGCCGGTTTGTTCGGATGGACCGCTCTCTGGCTCCTCAAACTGCTGGGTGATCTGCTTGTCAATGGGGCGGCCCAGCAGGTACTCATCACGGGACACCTGACCACCTGGCCCCTGGTACATCCAGTCCAACCGGTCCTCTTTTTTCCTggagtaaaacaaaaaaaagcagTTGAGTGTTAGTGACAACATCCAAGGGGAGTATCTCTGTCCATGTGTCTGTGGTGAGAGGGAACACTAGAAAAATTGAAAAGTATAAATTAACTCTTGATTTTTAAACCTAGATAGGACAGTGGTTTCTCTATCAAGGTGAGACCTATTACTTCCTCCTCATCACAAGGGTCAGTGAGGTGAGCATTACTTTAGAGCCCCAGTCTGCTGAGCGAATCTGGTTATATCTTCTCGAGCTCGTTCATCTCTCAGCTCCTTCTGAAGCTCCTCAATCTTCTTCACCTCAGCCTCGTGCTTCTGTTCAGCCTTCCACACCCGCTCTATGTTTTTCATAGTCTGGGGATGCCAGCTCTTCTTCAAGTTCTGACAGAGATAAGGGAAAGTGATGTTCGATATAATTAAACAAAACAAGGAAAGATAGCTACAATTAATCAATACAACCATAATTTCTGAATTCCAATTATTCTTCAGGGAAGGTAAGGAATTACTGCTTCTgagtaacgttaactagctaggtaGTTGTGTAACAATAACATAACTGGGCAAATATAAaataaacacatacatacaccttCAAAACTTAATTTAGTTAGGGGGTCAAATTTAGTTAACTAACTAGCTACGCCAACTAGCCATCATTGTCGTGGCAGTGATAGCGTTTTGCTTCACAAAACGCTAGCTCAGAAGTTGGCAGTAATTGAATTATATCGAACACATGTGTGAAATGTAACTGGTTTTGTGATTAGTTAGCTTGCTAGACATAAACAAAACAAACTTGCTTAGTTAGTTAAGTGCTAACGTTAGCTTTGTAAGCTAATATTTGATCATACTTACGAGGTCACCTCCTCCCATCTTGACTTAGATCGTCCACTCGGTCCAATTGAGAAATAAGATATGAACAAACGTGTTCTCTACCTATGTGGTTATTGTACCTGGCAAAACAAATGTATGTTATTAGCTAAATAACATCGACATTCGCATGCTAGGCTAGCGTGTTGTGTTTTTCTTCGTACTTCCGGCCTTTCTGATTATTTTTCCGGTTGGTTAAGgcgtgcttcttcttcttctttgatgaggtttaacggcggttggcatccaatttgtttcattaccgccacctactagactggagtacaactcccttatattttgcttgaaaaataaaataaagaaataccctaccatctaacactacactcacaaatttaaaaatattattaataattaacaccaccctactccactatttaaatatattcactCCTACCtaatgccctcaacctgaaatgatgggatatcaccacttaacactccctgtaactcttctgatgtcaagtatcgcacacccaaatacctctctgcagctgccaccacaacctcaattttcttcgacttacattccatccctacagtacaattaataaccattgctataaatgctaaaaatccaatcttactgaaacatatatcacttgttggcctatccctctgcaCTGGTAcatactactctcaccactcctccccttgacccatcttcctctaccttcttcactgcctcagcatatgacaacttcttcactactcttaccctggaaacctcaacctgcctctctcgcacgggacatttctgatccacagccccatgggcacccctacaattagcacatacccctactttccccaatgctacacattcctttgtctcatgcccttctgcacacttctcacaccttgaaAGTTGGATGCGATCTGCCAACCcaatcccaaagaagaagaagaagaagaagaagaagaagaagaagaagaagaagaagaagaagaagaagaagaagaagaagaagaagaagaagaagaagaacgccTGCttcagaagagtcattgtctgttcttttgagttttgaagttgagtctttgcctgacaaagtgaagttaggatatataagttatcctgtacgagcttatgtgccgaatacattacgatgttacaggtgtcaaacttatgggcatgtggcagcagtgt from Coregonus clupeaformis isolate EN_2021a unplaced genomic scaffold, ASM2061545v1 scaf2994, whole genome shotgun sequence harbors:
- the cwc25 gene encoding pre-mRNA-splicing factor CWC25 homolog, whose translation is MGGGDLNLKKSWHPQTMKNIERVWKAEQKHEAEVKKIEELQKELRDERAREDITRFAQQTGALKKKEDRLDWMYQGPGGQVSRDEYLLGRPIDKQITQQFEEPESGPSEQTGLLPGSIFNPSTPASTLDMAAKIREDPLFDIRKREEEKKREVLTNPVKMKKIKEMLRQNLEKKDKKKKRKKDKKEKREEKERRKEKKHKRRSSSSEDEEKKHRHHSKEESKETTHSHSHHRSVPAGYGLQFPAGRHHQSSKPPNHSRHRSQERSHSRSPQRTDGNGHHSSQRTDNHSSHKSENHSSHRTDQFKVPQFQRPKAPSPQKDRYQRRQSSTTKCLSAEELEKKRREMMDFAKQRDEERENNIRSYKRQDELEKEREKEKGGKHDRNAGFIHNMKLESASTSSLEDRVKRNIHSIQRTPASLEKNFMRR